Below is a window of Macadamia integrifolia cultivar HAES 741 chromosome 8, SCU_Mint_v3, whole genome shotgun sequence DNA.
gagaggagggtagggaaaaaatgaaagtaaaggATCTGGGTTATCATGTCCCTGCCTGGTCAGTAGATGCAGATACAGGTTCTTATTTTCTCATGGACTTCAGTTCCATCCCTACCCTATCCTTTTCCAGGCACTTACTGCTGCCTCAGTGTGATACCCTTCAATGCTAATGCTAgtaatatatgatttttttcttaatgagcTGATTGAGGCCACTTTCAGTCTCTTTGAACTGAAGATCTGTTTCTTTAGGAATTCAGACGAATCAAGGGAAACATAAACTCCATGAGGGAGCATGCTGAGCTTCTCAGTTCTGTTCGTGATGATATCAGTGAACACAAGGTGAGGCAAAATTTGTTATGAGAATTTGATTTTATAGAAGCATGTTTGATAATCCAATGTTGGTTTCATATTTGGCTTAATTTTGTTTCCTTGATCTAGATCTCTGGGAACATGTCACCCAAAATGCATATTCTACGTGAGAGAGCTTCAATACACGGAAGTATAGTTAATGTAAGACTCAAAACCTTATATAGCCAGAATTTAATGCTACTAGTGTAAATGCAATGTATATTTTCGGTTGCAATTTAGTTGGAAATTCATTTTCTCTGGAACATGTTTAAGATACTGTATTTCTTTTTGAATTGTATTGATATCTAGTTTGATGGTCTTGTGAAGCATCCAGCTActcagaatttttttccttcttttgttttaaatttctGAACCAAATTTTCCATGTAttggtaataataataataaataatctaAATGATTAAGAATGCCCTTGTTTCGCCCTTCAAGCCATATCTATATTTGCAAACATTATGTTATTTGTCCATGCATCATATACATGGtgtttatataattatttatgaTCAATTGGTAAAATAAATCAGAAAACAGAAGCTTGCACACTCGTGAAGTCACCTACCAAAACATACAATTAAACAACTGGAGAATATATGCTAACACAAATATCCTTTCTTTTGGAACACTTTCTTCTATTAGTTAAATTTTCAGCtttatcattttatttgtaCAGCCAAACTGTTATTTTCCCCCAGGTTTTGAGATTTTTGGATCTGTCACAGGGCCTGCTAGTGGTAGCGTGGGATTTATAGTATGCAGTTAAATGGAAGGAGGGCATGACTacccttgaaaattttcaattgctGGCTGCATCGGGCAGTTTACTAGATGAATGAGCCTTTCCATTGCTCCTCCTTTCCTTCCTTGCATTATTActtcattctttcttttcattttagtgGCAGAGAAGAACAAGTAGGCAGTCAGATATAGCAATCCAGGAAGGACAGAAAcaaagctgacaaatataaGAACCTAGATGATATAGATTAAGGCAAGGAGATGGAAAAGGAGACGAGGCTCAGCAGAAGAATGGGTTTAGACTTTAGAGATCTGTCTCAGTGTATAGATCAGCCCTGTGCATGCTGCTTTTAAACATTAATTCCTATCTCATCTTTCACTTCCTGATTAGGATTGTTTGGTGTTAAGACCTTTTTCCAAAAGTCAAAGCCTTTGCATGTTGGTCAGGCAACTTCTGATCTGCTTCAAAGGAGAGAGGAGTTTTCAAGGAAAATGCAGAATTTATTTGTCGATTGTAAACATATTGCATGATGGGCCTCACAAatttggtatcattttcttTAGCTGGTTGGTCCTTAAATGAATGAACCCCGTAATTCTTGTATGCTCTCAATTTGGTAGGATGGTTGCATCATATTGAGAAGTCCCCTTTCCCTTGGTTTTGTTATTAGGAAGAAAAGATTGATAGACTTTGAGGACGGTGTACTCAACCTAGGACTGTTGATTGCGTCAAGGTTATGGTCTTTTAGGGGGTCTCAAACACATTAATAATGCCCCTTCGTCTGAGTGGCTCCGAAGTCTGTGTCCTCGCACATGACaataaattcaattttgataatTGCTCATTGCAAAACTCAGCTTCTGCTGGTACATCAGTACATGTGGTATTTTCAGGTATATATAACAAATGGCTAATTATATGCATCTTTAGGGACCTACGAGATTCCACCAAACCTGAGGTTCCTTACTAAAGTAAAATAAGGAAGCAACTGAGGCTTCTGCTTAGCTACctatggtttttctttttcattttcttttttcttttctatttttccttcttttttgtgATGAGGGTTggtcaaaaaattgaaaaaaaaaaaaaaaaaaaaaggctttcgCAATTTTTATGCCAGAAACTATGTCGACAGTGTTGGAGAGAGTAGGGTTTTTAATGCATGGGAAGGGCTTTGGAGTTTTATCTTcaccatcaaaatataaatttagaCTTTGCATCCTGAAATACACTTATAATGTAAGACTTCAAGTCTTtaacaagaaagagaaaaattaaaattctagGGCTATGGTTCAAAGAATTATGTGGACCTTAGTGTGATGCAAAGTGGATGCAAAAACCCAATCTACAAGGTTAGTTGGCCCAAAgaccttacccaaaaaaataaataaataaaataaagttggtcCAAAGAAGATCCCTAGAAGAAACAAACATTGGACcttcaataaaaattgaaatttgaggTTTAGGATTTCAAGAGAAGTTTGAAGAAAACTAGAACAACAAACTCTGAATCAAGTGGAACCTGATTGAAATGATAAATATAGGGTcactttttattcttcttttttgttgttttgggCTGTAATAGAGGGTCAGGTTGggaaacactctctcacaaatAAAGTAGGTGATGTGACTGGATGGGTTCTCTAAGGAGAAAACTCAAATCTTGACGATTAACTGGCCAGAGAAGAGAACATGCAATTTCAACCTTTCTTCAGTAGCAGTTGAGCATAATGCAAGAAATCAAGATGGGATCATATTGCAATGATTCTTGATCTGTTCAAGAATCTGACTGCTAGGTCAGGTATTATCTTTGGCTGCAGGTTAGTGTTCTATTAATAACTTAAAGAATCTCATCTCATGTAACAAACAGTGCAAGAGCTTTAACCAAAGAGATACCAACCATGAATTTGAAGCCACCTACAGGAACTGATTAACCTAATCTATGATTATGGATGAGTCAAGAATGGTTGGACAGCTACACGTATATACATTGAGAAGTCAGTTTATTTACTAGGGTACTCAAGAAGCCAATTTATTTGACTTGGGTAGATAAGAACAACTATCAGCCCTTTTTCTTGAGGGGCATGGATGGGTGGTCTAACCTCTCCAACCCAATTTGAAAATTCTCTCGCCTGTTATCATGCAATCTACATTATGGATGCTACAAAAGATATTCATAGAGAGATTATTTGATCTGTGCATTAGCATTACAACTTAAATGGTCTTTCTTTTCAGATTGATGATGTCATAAATCAAGCTCAAAATACAAGGGCAGTTTTGGGCTCCCAGCGGTCTTTGCTAGGAAATGTTCAAGGGAAAGTTAAGCTACTGAGtgacaagtttccagtcatccgtGGCCTTCTTGGTATTTTATCTGTCTTATTCATCCATGCCTGCTGTTTAGTTTCCTTTCACGAGAGTTCGTCATCCTCATGGCACTTTAACATTGCAGGTGCCGTCAGAAAGAAGCGATCTCAAGATACCCTCATCTTATCTGGAGTCATTGCAGTTTGCACAGTGTTTCTGATTATCTACTGgctttcaaaatagaaacaagtaaAAGATCATGTAAATAGGAGGAGATGAGAGTGCCATTTCAGCAGGAGTTTTGCTACAACATGTTGCTTGAAGCAAGATGAACAGATGTAAATATGTAATTGTgatatcaatatattttaacaCTCAAATCATCCAGAATTGAATTGGCCCTACAGGGTTAATAATTTTGAGCATTTCCGTTCTCTAATTCACATCTATACACAATTTGTATGTGGTTACACCAAGTTGGTATTAGGTGGAGCCTTTTTATACAATTTGCATGTAGTGTTGTTCTGTAGCATGATCATTTGGCATCTCACAGAAGTGTTGTTCTGTAGCATGATCATTTGGCATCTCACAGAAGTGTTGTTCTGTAGCATGATCATTTGGCATCTCACAGACCGGTGGCTTGATGATTTGATCACATAACCCAGCCCGATTAGCAGCTTCTGGTTTGAAGCACTTAGCAGAGGGGAAGATGGGGTCCCATATTCACTTGTACGACCGTTTACACAACCTAAACTTCCTCTTGTGCTCGCCCCATTGTTATGATTCTTAAAAGAGATTTGAGATGGGCCAACGAAGAGAGAATCAAAAGGTGAAGCATTTAATAGGTGGTGGAGAAAATAGAAACAGTGGCTAAGacttaagtaaaaaaaatgtcgacaaggagagttgaatctttaattgttaaaaattcaaatggatCATAGGAAGTAATCAAATCAGCAAATAAAAGCTTTTGTTTATTGAGATTGGTAGGGGCCGCGCGAACGCGTACCCCCGCTGCCACAAATTATGACGTACACTCTCCCACTTGGGGAGATGTTAAGCGGGCACCCCTCCCAAGTGCAATGGAGGTCACCAACCTAGGCAATGGGCCTTCTTGATAACCCATAAACCCCGTCCAGGTAAGTATGTTTTAACCCACTAGCCTTCCCTTATTTATACGCCTCTCTACCTTCATTCCCTCCTGAGTTtaccgatgtgggactaaagaaGATAGCTCTCGTGTGATACCTCCATCCTATTAACATGAAGAAGACTGACAACTAGAATATACAATGCTGAAATGGTTACTTCGTGTCAACTGAGGTTCCCTATATGAACACCCAAGGATTTAAAGATTTGAATCGCTGCAGGATCGTCCCAATCGATTTAGATTCGAAATAGTAAGGAAAAATTGGTCTGGAATCAGTCAGAATTGTTATAAAACTGTCCAAACCCTACTTTCCATACAGGGATCGGCAGAGCTAGATTAGCCAAAATCAGGATTGCCCTTGGCTGAATACTATTCAAATTGGCCAATCTTGCCGAATAGTTTGGTCTTGATAATGCGTTATGTAGAATGATAATGTGGCAATTTTGATCATGGGATAGCTAATACGTGGTTTGAATTAGTCACATTTCAAATTTAAGTGTCTAATTCAACAAATTTCCTTCTGTGTATCGATATACATTTTTTCCCTCTAATTTTATTTACTAAAatctattttgccacttggtgaACTCTTTTTGAactgaaattttaaattttaactgTTCAAAATATTTGGATCTGATGGATCTACCACGTGGCTTAGAGTATATACCATAGTTCTGTATCTATATCTATACACTCACTaaaactctattttttttattgggattATAGTGAAAAACTTTGTTGATTTTACTTGACCTTCACCACACCTAGTAGACGCTTAGAGTAGTTGGTCGAACTATTGAACCATGAGTAGGATGATCCATCATAACTGTAATTAATTTTATCCACCGACTTTTTTGCCATATGTAGATGGTGCATTTCACCCGTCGGTTTGCTGATTTTGAAttcagatttttatttattaacatTTGATGAAGGTCAAGCCACAATTTTAgtaaattaaatgaaaatgaGGTAGACCTAATTTACCTTAAGCCATTTATTTAAGCTACGATGAAGGAGGAATCCTTTAACCAATACTTTATCATTCCTATCATTCCACTTGGATGGGTGCAAGGGAATTTGGACCTAATGCTGACCTTAAATTTATAGgtatgaaggaaaattttacccaaaaagGATTTTGTAGATTTGATATCTACTTAATTATACCATAGATGGCAGGGCTGCACTTcaataaaatggggaagaaattcATGTTCAATTCGAATtgataattaaagaaaaatgatcaaattttcaaatattcaCATCTCAGCATTCGCTCAGTCCAAACCCAACCTTAAATCTAACCATGGGCTTGCCAAGGCTTTGCCTTATGATTGATAATCTTTAAATTAGTATTGGTGGGTTGCGCCAGGCCCTTGCAGTAGTGCAACACAAGGGCAACGCTTGAGAACCCCAGTAGCAAGCTACTGTAGCGGGCCTCTcccaagaaaaattaatttaatagcATGTGGATCGATGACCCACGTATCAGATACTAAACTGATAAGAACAGATGCTACACTTGATCTTAGCCAAAAGGCCGAGAAAGGTATGCTTTTTGATACGTCTCTGTTTTAGTTTTATAGGCAGTCTCATACCATACCTCTTACCCTGACCGATGGGGCACCAAGTCAGTATTCAGTTCCCCTATTTATGCATTCTCACATGACTAGGGAAAAGAGACAGGTTACTGGCAATGCTCAAGAAGCAAGATAAGCACTATGGAGACAGTTAGAGGAGCCAAAAAGAACATTTGGGATCTTGACATAGATGGAGCTTATAGTAAAAGGCTGAAGCCCAGGCACGGTGGAGGCTTACACAGGAAGAATTATGCTTTCTCAGACTAAAAGAACTCATGATGGCAACTCTTGAATGAAACAAGAGGATTCCATAGGAAGGTCACAGCCTTCTTAATGTACTGTCCAAGCATGTTGTTCAGTAATTCACAAGTTTATTCATATATTTCTTAAATTACAACATTGCAACCCAATGGAGATATGGACCCTGAGATATTCCTACTTCAATAATGATGACACGAAACGAACATTGATCATGAACCCAAAAATCCTACATATACAATGGAATCGATACGACATCGGTGTCAATTAGCTCACCACTGACAAGGATAAGAGCCTAGATGATATAGGCTGAGGCAAGGAGACAGAAAAAGGAGACGAGAATCAGCAGAAGAATGAGTTCAGACTTAAGAGATCCTTGCAAGCTGCTTTTGAACAGTAATTCCTATCTCATCCTTCACTTCTGTTAAATCCTTCTGCCGAAAGAAAGTCCTTGCAT
It encodes the following:
- the LOC122085662 gene encoding Golgi SNAP receptor complex member 1-2-like, with translation MADLTLELQEAGWEELRKEARKIEGDLDGKLSSYAKLSAMFNQGGYAEAGSPTFGSSRSFKSVDMEIQSLLEKLSDTNDAMSRCAASAMPATSITQKLARHRDILHEFAQEFRRIKGNINSMREHAELLSSVRDDISEHKISGNMSPKMHILRERASIHGSIVNIDDVINQAQNTRAVLGSQRSLLGNVQGKVKLLSDKFPVIRGLLGAVRKKRSQDTLILSGVIAVCTVFLIIYWLSK